The genomic DNA AAAAACCAAAATAAAATATTTGAATACATAGTAAAAGCAATCAAAAATGACTTTTTTACTCTCTACTATCAAAAAATAACTCCCCTTAAAAAGAATTTAAAACCTAAAATCGAAATACTAACAAGACTTTTTGACCACACTGGGACTCCTATTCCAAATAGCACAGTATTCAATTTAATAGAAAAATATAATCTAACTGTTGAAGTGGACCAACTGATTGTTACTAAAGCCTTAAGAGAATATACAAATTTTGTAGCAAAAAATGGTATACATATTTTTTCAATCAACATTTCACCACAATCACTAAAATCTAAAAATTTTAGAATGTTCTTAAGAGAAACACTCCTTACAAGTCATGTACCACTTCAAAACATATGCTTAGAAATAACAGAAACTGGGATTTTAGAAAATTTTGAACTAGTTAACAACTATTTCAAAGAACTTAAAAGTTTTGGAATCAAACTAGCACTTGATGATTTTGGAAGCGGTCACACTTCACTTTCATACATTAAAATATTACCGATAGATATCATAAAAATAGATGGGTCTTTTATTAAAGTAATAAATTCCAGCCAAACAGATCTTGTGATAATAAAATCAATCAAAGAAATTGCTGATACAAAAAGAATAAAAATAGTAGCTGAATTTGTATCAAACGAAGAAATACTTAAAAAAATCAATGAAATTGGAATAGATTATGGACAAGGATTCCTATGGCATGTACCAGAACCAATATAGAGCATATAAGGTATTCAGGATCAAGAATAGACCTTATGATTAGTAAGGTCTATTCTTAAAAATTAATCAAAACATACCAATTTCAATCTTTAATTCATTGACAATACAGTTTTTGCAAGACTACCTATTATAAAATTAACAGTAGCTAATATATTCTTAGCATCTTCATCATTCTCATCAATGGAAACATTTACTTTACCATCAACAATATCAAGGCCTTTAAAAGTCTTTATAAACTCTCTTGCTGTATCATTCTTAACTCCATTCAAATTCATGTCTATAATTTTTTTAAGATCTGAACTTACTCCTACAAAAATATGAGAATCCTGCTTACTGCCAGCAATATCAATATGTGCCTCTGCCACATATGCATTTTCATATGAATAAACAGTCATCTTAGCGTCTGCACTTGAATCTACTTCTCGTAGGCCTTCATTATCCCCTGCAAAATGCATAACTTTAATAGCTTTCCCTATCTTTGAACGTTCATCTTTGCCAGCAACAGATATTCCCATTGCATGCAATATATGCCCCAAAGTATGTTCATCAATAGGGCCTCTTAAAGACTCAGAATGGTCATGGTCATGATCATGATGGTCATGGGCCTTACTTTCTTCTGTTTTATTCTTAGACTCACACCCTACTAATAACAAAATAAATATAGTCATTAATAAAATATTTTTAAAAAAATAATTTCTGTACATAAATATTCTCCTATAGTTTATCATTATCTTTTAAAGACAATGATAAATCAATTGTTTTATACAAATTTTATGTATCATTCAACTGCTATAATAAAAAAATAAGGAGGAATTTAAATGAAAAAACAAAACCCTTGGATTTCTTTAAAAGAAGAAGAAAAACATAAAATTTTAGAATTTTCAGAAAAATATAAGTATTTTTTAAGCACTATCAAAACCGAAAGAGAATCTATCCATTATGCTATACAAAAGGCTAAAGAAAAAGGTTTCACCTGTTCATGTGAAAAGCAAGAATTAAAACCCGGAGACAAAATCTTTTACACATGTCGAGATAAAAATGTTGCTCTTGTTTTTGTTGGGAAGGAACCTATTGAGAATGGAATGAACTTCATTGTATCTCACACAGATTCACCAAGACTTGACGCAAAACCATCACCAATTGCAGAAGAAAATGAATTTGCATTAATTAAAACAAATTACTACGGAGGAATCAAAAAATATCAATGGCTATCTATTCCTCTATCAATACGAGGAGTAGTCTTTTTGAAAAACGAAGATAAAGTAGAAATTAATATCGGAGACGACAAGAATGATCCCGTATTTGTAATTCCTGACATATTGCCACATCTTGACAAAAAAGTACAAAGGGACAAAAAATCCGAAGAAATTATTGAAGGTGAAAATTTAAAAATAATAATCGGAAGTCTACCTATTGAAACTAAAGAAAAAGATAAGGTAAAGCTTGCTATTCTTGATTTAATAAATAAAAAATACAAAATAGAAGAAGAAGATTTTGTCTCAGCAGAAATAGAAATAGTACCAGCAGGAGAAGCAAAGGATGTAGGATTTGATAGAGCACTTATTGGTGGTTATGGTCAAGATGACAGAGTTTGTGTCTACACTTCACTAGAGGCTATTTTAAGCTTAGAAGAGACTCCAAACAAAACTGCTGTATGCTTTTTAGTTGATAAAGAAGAGATTGGATCAACTGGTTCAACTGGTTTAAATTCAAGATATCTTGAATTCTTTGTATCAGACATATTATTCAAACTTGAAGGTAATAAATATAATGATCTTCTTGTTCAAAAGGCACTATGGAACTCAAAAAGCATATCCGCTGATGTTTGTGGTGCAATTAATCCCTTATTTAAATCTGTTCATGATGAACAAAACGCACCTAAGATAGGATATGGAATACCCATTATGAAATATACAGGACATGGGGGTAAGTCCATGGCCAGCGATGCCGATGCTGAACTTGTCTTTTATATTAGAAATTTGCTAAACAAGAATAACATAGCTTGGCAAGTAGCTACACTTGGTAAAGTAGAAGAAGGAGGCGGTGGCACTGTTGCAAAATTTTTAGCTCATTATGGCATAAGAACAATAGACATGGGGCCTGGTGTAATTAGTATGCACTCACCATTTGAAATAACTTCTAAATTTGATGTATACACTTCCTATATGGCATATAAGGCATTTTTTCAAGGATAAATAAATATGAATGAAAAAGCAATAAAAACATCGGAACATATCGTAGAATGTTTTGGTGGTATTGTAAACATTAAAGAAATAGACAAAGATGTTACTAGAATCAAAATACTAGTTGACAGTAACTCTTTAATTAAAAGAGAAAATTTAACGGAAGATAAAAACATAATAGGCACAATTAAATCAAATGAATTTACAGAGATCGTAATGAATTTTGAAATAATTGAAGATGTTTACAATAATATTTTGTATATGATGAATGAGCACACAAATTAAAAATTGAAGGACCCTACTGGGTCCTAATATTTAAAATTTTTTATATACTCAATAACAGCATCAGGACTTGCTTCCTTATTCAATATTTTATAAACAACGCCTGCTAAACCTTGCTTACCCAAATCATTCCCTAAAAGCAAAGACACTTCCCTAGCAGCAACTACTCCCTCTGGAAGATAACCAATTTTATGTATATTACTTATTAAGTCATCTATACCTTCAAAATTACTTAAAATACCCTTACTAACAAGTTCACGGCCAAATCGTCTATTTCTTCCAAAAATACTTCTACAAGTAACATCCAAATCTCCAGAACCAGCTAAAAATAAAAACGTCTTCTCACTGCAATCACCAACCTTAAATGCAATGTTTTTCATATCATTTAAAGAAACTGAAAATAAAAAAGACTCTGTGTTGTTTCCTATCAAATTTGGATTTTTACTTTTATACTCGTCCAAAATCCCAAATGCAATTGCAAATATATTTTTCAAAGCTGATGCTATCTGAACACCCAAAACATCATCACTATAAAAAACAGAAATGGAAGTACTAGCAAACAAATTCATAAAAGCAGAAGCAGCCTCCCTGCTTTTACTAGCAACCATAAGTCCTGTAATCACACCAAGACCAACTTCCTCAGCATGACTTGGACCCGCAATATAAGTAATCTTATCCCTATATTCACCCAAAATACTCTCTGCAACCTCTACAATAGGACAAGGTTTACCATCAATAGTGATAAAACCCTTAGTAAGTATTGCCAAACCAGGTTTTCTACCAGTAATAATACTATCTAAACTCTTAAAGACTCCCAAAGTATAAAGAGAAGGAGTTGCAATAAAAACATAGTCAGATAAACTCACAGCATCTCTTAAATCAGAAGTTGCAACCAAATTATCTGGTAATTTAATTCCCTTTAAATATTTAACATTTTCATGTTCATTATTAATACTATCTTTAACATCTTCTTCAAAAGACCATATTAAAACATTATCTTTACCCTTATCCGCCAACACCTTAGCAACAGCTGTTCCCCAAGCTCCTGCTCCAATTATCGATATCTTCATATATAGCTCCTATATATTCATAATAATTCATATTTCATCTTACCCTCTAAATAGACCCTAATTTTATCATTTTTTTTAATTTTTTTTACAATCATTTCATTAATTAACAAGCTTCCTATCTCCTTAATTATAATTTTCCTTACACCCTTAATTCCAAATCCACTTTCATATGTCTTACCCTTTAAATAATCTATAATATCTTCTTCAAAAAAAACTTCAATCGCCTTTTCCTTTAATATCCTAATAAAATTATTAATCTCTTTCTTAATAACCTTTTCAAAATCACCCTCATCCAAAGGTCTGAAGAAAAAAATATGATCTACCAAATCTAAAACTAGAGAAGAAAATCTCTTCTCTAGTAAACTCCTGGCACTTGTTACCTCATTTTTAAATCCAATACTGCTAAATTCTCTATGTTCTATATTAATATCTATTATTATTATGCTATCTGACAAACTAACACTTCTGCCAAAACTATCAAAAAATTTTCCCGTATTAAATCCTTCAAAAAAAAAATCTTTAACCCTTTTATGAGCTTTATCAAAATCCGATAGAAAAATAATTGAACTTGAAGACCTACTCAAAAACTTAAAAAATTTAGTAGGTTCATCATAAGAATCAGAGGAATACATAGGGCCTATTAACCTATTAATACCATCAAAATCACCATATTCACTCATCCTTAAGGTAAACTTAGGCATTTTAAGCTCTTCTGATAAAATACATGAAAGTTTATTCTTATCAAGATCAGAAGAGCTCATAAAAACAAAAAGACCAAGAGTATTATTTTCAAGCAGAAATTTAACCTTTAAAAGCTTTATATTCAATATCAAGTCAGATAAAACATCCTCATCAATTATCATGTTCTCTCTTATTTTATGTTCAAGATCAACAAGTAAACTATCATCATGTTCATCCAAATTAAAAATACTCATACCAACCATAGATTTAACAAAATCTTTAACATCATCCTCAGTGATTATTTTTTTATTATTCTCAAGTTTAAACTTAGCTCCAAGTTCATCTAACAAGTCAAAAGCCTTGTCTGGAAGAAATCTATCCTTAATATATTTACAAGACATAGAAATGGAAGCTCGTATTGCCTCATCCGTGTACTCTACATTATGATATTTTTCATACTGTCCCTTAGCTCCCTTTAACATAAGATAGGTGTCTTCAAATCTTGGTTCCTTAAGTTCTATGCTATGAAACCTTCTTACTAAAGCTTTATCTCTTAAGAAAAACTTTTTATATTCATATTCCGTAGTAGCACCTATAAACTTCACTTTCCCTAAAGTCAAAATAGGTTTCAATAAATTTGAAATATCTATGCTACTAAACGAGGTGGCACCAGCACCAACTATCATATGGATTTCATCTATAAAGAGAATTACCTTTTTTTTTAAATACAAAAAATCTAAAACTTTATTTACTCTATCCTCAAGATCTCCCCTGTATCTAGTTCCAGATATAAGTTTACCAATATCAAGAGAATAGACCTCATGCCCCTTCAACTCCTGAGGTACCCTACCCTCTTTTATCATATAAGCAAGTCCTTGAATTAATATCGTTTTTCCAACACCAGGCTCTCCAAACAAAATTGGATTACTTTTATGCCTGCGTAGCATTACTTGAATCAACTTACTCAATTCTTTTTCTCGACCAATCAAGGGGCTTTGCTCTAAATTTGGATCTAAACTATCAATAACATTTACTAGAAATTCTTTAACAAAATTACTGTCGTCCAATGAATCATTATTGCTCTCTAATCTAAAATGGTCTTCCTCAAAAATATCAAAACCTCCATTTTTATCTATTTCTTCGTCAGAAACATAAGTAGAGGCAGTTCTTTTATTGTCAACTAATCCTAACTTTACATCTGAACCTAAGTAATCATAAACTTCAATCATCTTATCAAAGATAGATAAATTAAAGCCCGACTTTAGTAAAGAATCTAAAATTGTATTTTGTCTTTTTCTAATTAATACCCATAATAAATCTTTTTCCTGTATTTTATATGGTTTTTTATAACAAAAAATTGTATCAATTATTTCTTGATACAAATCATTTATCTTGAAAGCATAATCTGAAATACTAGATTCTCTTAAGGGAAGTTTCTTAAAAAACTCTTCTAATATTTTCTCAAGATTGTAAAAATCGAGAGTACATAACTCAAGCAATTCTTTAATCTTATCGTCATTAATTAAACTATGAAAAACATGTTCTTCTGTAAAGACAGCATGTTGCCGTTCCATAAAAAACAGAAATGATCTAAAGAATAAATTATTTAAAGCTCTTCTGTTATACACGAAACCCCAACTATAAAATAATTCTTAAAACTTTTTTCTTACCTACTCTAATTTCAAACTCACCATTAGTAAAATTATCCTTAGTAAGAAAATAATCTTGTTCTCCTATTCTTAATTTATCTATATAAACTCCACCTGAATTAATTAATCTCCTAGCTTCTGACTTACTAGATACAACTTTTGAAAGAATCATTAAATCAATCAATAAAATTCCTTCTCCCAAATTATCTAACCCTAACTCAAAAAAAGGGATATTGGCCCTGTCTCCATCTCCTTTAAAAGCAGCAGAGGCAGCGGAAGCGACTCTTAATGCTGACTCCTCTCCATGAACAATCTTTGTTATTTCAAAAGCCAAAGTTTCTTTTGCTTTGTTTAATAAATTTCCTTCAAAACTTGAAATATTTTCAATCTCAGCCTCTTCTAAAAAAGTAAATAGATACAAAAATTTCTTAACATCTAAATCCGGAATATTCCTAAAATATTGATAAAAATCATAAACACTGTAAATCTCTGAGTCAATATAAACAGCTCCCTTTTCTGATTTTCCCATTTTTTTCCCATCACTTCGTGTAACAAGGGGAAATGTGAGACCAAAAACCTCTTCCCCCACTTTCCTTCTCACTAAATCAACTCCGGAAACAATGTTGCCCCACTGATCATCCCCTCCAATCTGAAGACTGCAATTCTTAATTTTATTGAGCATATAAAAATCATAAGATTGCAAAAGTTGATAATTAAATTCAATAAATGAAAGGCCAGTATCCAATCTTCTTTTATAAGTCTCAAACCCCAGCATACGATTAACAGAAAAATGAATTCCAATATCCCTTAAAAATTCAATATAATTAATACTATCAAGCCATTCCGAATTATCAAGAACATAGCCACTATTAAAATCTACTATTCTTAATAACTGTTTCTTTATCTCATTAACATTTTTTTCTATATCCTCTTTTGATAAAATTTTCCTCATCTCATTCTTGCCAGAAGGATCGCCTATCTTTGTAGTACCACCACCAATTAAAGCAATTGGAACATGTCCTTGTCTTTGAAGATGTACCATTGCCATAAAAGGAATTAAATGTCCAATATGAAGAGAATTAAAAGTAGCATCAACTCCCACATAAAAAACTATCTTTTCCCTATCCATCAACTCACTTAAAGCTTCTAGATTTGTACACTGTTTTAAGAATCCTCGCTTCTTTAAAATCTCCAAGGCAAGATTCATCTATTTGAAACTCCCCTATAATTTAACATTTCAGTCCTAATATATGAATATAACTCATCAAGCGAAATTCTTACCTGAGTCATACGATCTCTCTCTCTTAAAGTAACCGTCCTATTTTCCATAGTGTCATAGTCTATGGTTACACAATAAGGTGTTCCAATTTCATCTTGACGCCTGTATCTTTTGCCAATTGTACCACTGTCATCATAAAACATATAAAAATCATCGCTAAGCTCCATAAATACCCTCCTAGCAAGATCATCAAGCCCATCCTTTTTTACAAGAGGAAGTATTGCAACTTTATAAGGGGCAAGCTTAGGGTGCAAGCGAAGGACAACTCGTTTATCGCCTCCCTCAAGTTCCTCCTGCGCATAAGCATCACAAAGAGTCATTAAAACACTCCTTGTAAGCCCAAGAGACGTCTCAATAACATAAGGAATATATCTCTCACCACTTGTTAAATCATGGTATTCAAATAATTTAGGCTTCTCACAAAACTTAGCGTGTTGAGTCAAATCATAATCTCCCCTATTATGAATCCCTTCAATTTCCTGGAAACCAAATGGAAATTCATATTCAATATCAACAGCTGCTTTAGCATAATGAGCAAGTTCATCCTCGCCATGTTCCTTAAATCTAAGACTATCCGATTTTATTCCAAGAGTTTCCACAAAAAAATTCATTCTATTTTGCTTCCAATAATAATACCAGTCATCCATCTGATTAGGATGTACAAAGAACTGCATCTCCATTTGCTCAAATTCACAAGTTCTGAATATAAAATTTTTTGTTATTATTTCATTCCTAAATGCTTTACCAACTTGAGCTATGCCAAAAGGTATTTTAAGTCTTGTAGAGTCCAATACATTGCGAAAATTAACAAAAATACCCTGAGCCGTCTCTGGCCTTAAATAAATTTCACTCGAACTCTCTTTTGTAGCCCCAATATTAGTTTTAAACATTAGATTAAAATTTCGGGGATCTGTAAAAGAACTCTCTGCACTACAGCTAGGACAATCCTTAGACACATCAACAAAATCCACTCTAAATCTATTTTTACAATTTCTACAATCAACTAGTGAGTCTGAAAAACTATCAACATGCCCTGAGGCCGCCCAAACTTCAGGCCTCATAAAAATAGCACTATCCAAGCCTACTACATTTTCATGCAAGTAAACCATACTCTTCCACCATTCTTTTTGTATATTATTTTTAAGCTCAATACCCAAAGGCCCATAATCCCATGCCCCTGAAAGGCCTCCATAAACTTCTGAGGATTGAAATACAAAACCCTTCCTTTTAGCAAGTGCAATAATATCTTCTATTCTTGTCATATCAATATCCTTAAAACGTATTATTTTTGTTATTCATGTCTTTTCAAAAATTCTTGTGCTAAGTTTATTCTATCAAAAACCTTACCTTTTCCGAGTAATTTTAAAGAATCAAAAAGAGGAGGTGATACCTTACTGCCAAGAACTGCAATTCTAATTGGAAGAAGGACTTCACCTATTTTCAGATTATTCGCCTTAGCAAAATCATTAAACACTTTTTCGTTATCAGACAATTCCCTTGTTTCAAAACCTTCTAATATTGGCTTAATCTTATCTAAAATCAAATAAATATCACCCGATGTTTTCTTCTTACCTAAAAACTCATCTAAATTCCATGTTTTAATATCCTCATAAAAAAACTTAAGCATATTTATAGCCTCGCTAAGCTTTCTAATCCTTGTCTTTATGAGGGGAATTAAAAGTATCAATGTTTCCCTATCTTCAGGTTTAATATCCTCTTTAATGTAGGCAACTCGTTGCAAAAAAGGAATTAAAAGACTAGCCAGTTCCTCATCTTCCTTTTCTCTAATGTAATAACTATTAAAAAAATCTAATTTATGATAATCAAAAACAGCAGGAGATTTATTTATCTTCTCAACACAAAATAATTTTTGAAATTCATCTTTTGTAAAAAATTCCTTCTTATCATCATAAGACCAACCAAGTAAAGTAATGTAATTAATAATAGCCTCTGGCAGATACCCATCTTCAATAAACTGTCTTAAAGCTGTAGCACCATGCCTCTTACTCAATTTTTGCCCATCACTACCCATCACCATTGGAAGATGGCAATAAATGGGAGGAGTCCATCCAAAAGCATTATAAAGAAGTACATGTAAAGGGCCTGAAGAAACCCACTCCTGAGCTCTTAAGACATGCGAAACTTTCATTAAATAATCATCAATAACATTAGCAAGATGATAAGTTGGTAGTCCGTCAGACTTAAGAATAATAGGATCAGGATTAATATCCTTATTTGGCCATGTTACCTTGTTAAGTAAAATATCATTAAAACTAGTCTCTCCATCAAGAGGAATTTTAAATCTAATAACAGGACTAATTCCTAAACTTATAGCATCCCGAATCTCTCTCTCACTCAAATTTCTACAATGTCTGTCATACCCTGTTGCCATCTTATTAACAGTTTGAATCTTCCTAATCCTTTCTAGCCTCTCCGGCGTGCAATAACAATAGTAAGCATTTCCCGATTCAACTAATTTTTTAGCATATTCAACATATATTTCAGTTCTCTTTGACTGAACATAAGGTTCATAAGGTCCCCCACAAGTAGGGCCCTCATCAAAATCAATCCCAAGCCACTCTAAACTCCGATAAAGATCATCTTCGGCTTCTTTAAAATATCTCGTCTGGTCTGTATCTTCAATTCTAAGTAAAAATTTCCCACCACAAGACTTGGCAAAGAAATAATTAAATAAAGCTGTTCTAATTCCTCCAATATGTTGCAAACCCGTTGGAGAAGGTGCATATCTAACTCTTACACTCAAAATCTATCCTCTCTTAATAAAAAATATCCTTTTTTGAGCTATCATAAATATAATAAAAAACTACAAAAAATAAATTTGAACCTAGTAATTTTGTATGTTTAGTATTCAGTTTATCTTTGTATTTAAAATATTTATCTCTAATCTCAAGTTTACTGGTTTCAGTTAAATAAGATCCTACATTAGATCTTTTTAAGATATAGTAATAATAAATTGTAAAAATAGGTTCTTTTAAAAAATACTTCTTTAAAAAATCTAATATCTTATCCAATTTTTCATATTCTTCAAAGGAAATCATACTAAGTGCTATACAATACTTTACCCACCTATTCTTACTGCTTGTATACTTTAAAATCAAACTAGATGCCTTCTCCTTTTCTCTAAAACTAATAAGAACAGAATAAAGTTCTACAATTGTTTTATTACTAATCTTATTATCTTTTAAATAAAAATAAACTTCATCAAGGCTTTTTTTATCTTGTTTGATTAAAATCATCTTTAACAAAAGAGAAATATCAAATACACTCCTAAGTCGCCTCCTAATTATCTTAAGTTTCAAAAAAGTATAAGTATTCTCTACCCCATTAAATACAAAATATAACCTTGAATAAAGCAATTTAGAATAAAAAATATTAAATGCAAACACAAGTAAAATAAACCCTAAAATAAAATAAGAATGAAGGAAAATAAATTCTAGTACACTCGAATATTTTAAAATTTCTAGGAAAAAAATTAAACACAAAAAAAATCCAACAAACATAATATTAAAAATCAAAAGTATTCTATCTACCATCAAAAATCTCTTTTAAAATAAGTTAAATTACAAAATTGAGATATACAATTATATTATACTAAACAGATAGACAATTAATAAATAATGTGTTATACATGTTTATTAACAAGTGTAACCTTAAGGGGAAAGATGCAAAGCCTTGATGAGTTGGCAAAAGATGTAAAGGTTTTTTCTTGTATGATAGAAAAAGATTTTTTAGTATGGCCTAAAAATTCTCTTGTCAAACCCAAACATATTGAATTAATCGAAAAATGGGGTTTAAGAGGTGAGCTTTACGTAAAAATGAACTTCTTTAATGAGTCCCTAATGAATAAAGGAAATGTACTGAACAATTCAGAATATGATAAAGAATCTATTTCAAACTATCATATACTAATAAGTAACTTAGAAGAAATATATGAAACTTGCAAAAAAAATAAAAAAATTTATTACCAAGATATCTTACCAACTGCAAAAAAGGTAATAGAATTTTATAAGAAAAATCAAAAAACATTTATAAAATACATAAAAATACCTAAATTCTTGTCTGACTATCATATTGTACACTCAATAAACACTGCAATATTAACAGTTGCACTTGGACATGAGATGAACTTAAACAACCACAAAACAGTTGAATTATGTACAGTAGCACTTCTTCACAAAATAGGATTTTTATTTATTCCTTTAAAGATAAGTGAAAAGCAAGAAAAGTTAAGTGATAAAGAGTTTGAACTAATCAAAAAGTACCCTATTCTTGGTTATAAAATTGTATCGGCAACTGATTTTTCTAATTCTATCTGCTCAACATTACTCAGCCATAAAGAAAACTTAGATGGATCAGGATACCCTAAAAAGCTTAAAAGCGAAAATATTAGCATTGAATCAAATATCATTGGTGCTGCTAGTGCATATAGTGCAATTATTTTAGATAAAACATATAAAAAATCCTTAAATTCTGGAGCATCTCTTATAGAGCTAATACAAGACGCAGATAAAAAATTTGATAAAAGGGTTTTAAAATTAATTATTAAAGTACTTTCTCAATGCCCACTAGATTTTATTGTGGAACTTAATGATAAATCAATTGCCAAAATAATAAAAGTTAATGAAAAGAATCTTAATTATCCTTACATCAAATATATAATAAAAGATGACAAAGTTATACCTCCTAGTGAAAACCAAGATCAGATCAAGTCAATACCCAAAACAGAGACGGGAATTAAAAAAATACTTAGCCAAAACGAAATAGAATTTCTTTTAAAAAAATATTCTTTAAAAGAAATATAAAAAGGAGAAAAATATGATTTTAATCATATCTGCAATGGATGCAGAAGCAGTAGAAATAAACACAATAATTGAAAACAGAAGAGAAATTACATTAAATGACTACTTAGGTGAGAAGAAAATTCAGAAGGGAGAAATCTCAGGACATGAAGTAATCTCTTTAACTACTGGCATTGGTAAAGTAAACGCTGCATGTTGGACTAGTTACATTGTATCAAAATACAAAATCACTCACATAATTAACTCAGGAACTGCTGGTGGGATAAAAGATAATTCTAATCTTAAAATTAAAGACATAATAGTATCATCAGAAATGGCATTCCATGATTTTGACTTAACTAAATTTGGACATAAAATAGGACAAGTCCCGGGATTGCCTCAAAAATTTAAAGCGGATG from Borrelia turcica IST7 includes the following:
- a CDS encoding 5'-methylthioadenosine/adenosylhomocysteine nucleosidase, with amino-acid sequence MILIISAMDAEAVEINTIIENRREITLNDYLGEKKIQKGEISGHEVISLTTGIGKVNAACWTSYIVSKYKITHIINSGTAGGIKDNSNLKIKDIIVSSEMAFHDFDLTKFGHKIGQVPGLPQKFKADEELLKKAVKVIEDKITDINVHIGLILTGDQFIGDQKQLEVIKSNFPDALAVEMEGAAIAQVAHTFNIPFIITRSVSDLPNIKDNHIDFNKFLKIASMNSARMVKELIGLIEKDQ
- the gltX gene encoding glutamate--tRNA ligase; protein product: MSVRVRYAPSPTGLQHIGGIRTALFNYFFAKSCGGKFLLRIEDTDQTRYFKEAEDDLYRSLEWLGIDFDEGPTCGGPYEPYVQSKRTEIYVEYAKKLVESGNAYYCYCTPERLERIRKIQTVNKMATGYDRHCRNLSEREIRDAISLGISPVIRFKIPLDGETSFNDILLNKVTWPNKDINPDPIILKSDGLPTYHLANVIDDYLMKVSHVLRAQEWVSSGPLHVLLYNAFGWTPPIYCHLPMVMGSDGQKLSKRHGATALRQFIEDGYLPEAIINYITLLGWSYDDKKEFFTKDEFQKLFCVEKINKSPAVFDYHKLDFFNSYYIREKEDEELASLLIPFLQRVAYIKEDIKPEDRETLILLIPLIKTRIRKLSEAINMLKFFYEDIKTWNLDEFLGKKKTSGDIYLILDKIKPILEGFETRELSDNEKVFNDFAKANNLKIGEVLLPIRIAVLGSKVSPPLFDSLKLLGKGKVFDRINLAQEFLKRHE
- a CDS encoding HD-GYP domain-containing protein; the encoded protein is MQSLDELAKDVKVFSCMIEKDFLVWPKNSLVKPKHIELIEKWGLRGELYVKMNFFNESLMNKGNVLNNSEYDKESISNYHILISNLEEIYETCKKNKKIYYQDILPTAKKVIEFYKKNQKTFIKYIKIPKFLSDYHIVHSINTAILTVALGHEMNLNNHKTVELCTVALLHKIGFLFIPLKISEKQEKLSDKEFELIKKYPILGYKIVSATDFSNSICSTLLSHKENLDGSGYPKKLKSENISIESNIIGAASAYSAIILDKTYKKSLNSGASLIELIQDADKKFDKRVLKLIIKVLSQCPLDFIVELNDKSIAKIIKVNEKNLNYPYIKYIIKDDKVIPPSENQDQIKSIPKTETGIKKILSQNEIEFLLKKYSLKEI